The genomic window CCCTAAGCAAAGGACGTCTGCGTTTAATAGAATTATAGCTGCTGCAATTATAATATCAATCTTCTTTTCCATTGTTGCTACTGAGGAGGCTATTCAGGCAAAGTATGGAGACCATTTGATCCGATTAGACTGGATAATCGCAATTCTATTCTGTATTGAATATTGCATTAGGCTATGGGTTTCGCCTCTAGATGGCAGGTATGGGAAAGGAATTAGGGGAATTGTTAATTATGTGTTGTCGCCATTGGCAATGATTGATGTGATCGCTATATTGCCTACTTTCCTAGGAATAATCAGTCCAGAGCTCTATACCTTAAGAGTTTTTCGACTTGTAAGAATTGGCAAGATAGGGAGGTCTAGGAGGTTTAAAGAAGGTTTGTATTATTTTAATCAGGCAATCAAGTCAAAGACTCAAGAACTACAGATATCAGCAACCTATACCCTCATGTTGGTGCTATTAAGTAGTACCTTTATGTATCTGACTGAGTCAAAGGTACAGCCTGAATTATTTGGATCAATACCTCGATGCATCTGGTGGGC from Prochlorococcus marinus str. MIT 9313 includes these protein-coding regions:
- a CDS encoding ion transporter; translation: MIVDAMRRIRQRLYRQVVDTGPKQRTSAFNRIIAAAIIISIFFSIVATEEAIQAKYGDHLIRLDWIIAILFCIEYCIRLWVSPLDGRYGKGIRGIVNYVLSPLAMIDVIAILPTFLGIISPELYTLRVFRLVRIGKIGRSRRFKEGLYYFNQAIKSKTQELQISATYTLMLVLLSSTFMYLTESKVQPELFGSIPRCIWWAIMTVTTVGYGDAIPVTGLGKVIASATALMGIGVIAIPVGILAAGFSESFRKKRIENEQTVQ